One stretch of Candidatus Poribacteria bacterium DNA includes these proteins:
- a CDS encoding penicillin-binding protein activator LpoB, with translation MKQVISPIACILFITLMGCGSAKTVERIEVDTTIDLSGRWNDTDSRQVSEAMIADCLNHPWISRHTVGAEGKKPVVIVGAIRNRSTEHIAIPTFVSDIERAFINSGLVSVVASAIERGELRDEKGDQSKFASLETVKAMGQELGADYMMTGQINTIEDREGGKQVTFYQTDLTLTNIETNEKIWLGQKKIKKFIERKRAAF, from the coding sequence ATGAAACAGGTAATCAGCCCAATCGCTTGCATTTTGTTCATCACCCTTATGGGATGCGGTTCAGCAAAAACAGTCGAGCGTATCGAAGTCGATACAACCATCGATCTTTCCGGACGATGGAACGATACCGACTCTCGCCAAGTTTCCGAGGCGATGATTGCGGATTGTCTCAATCACCCGTGGATCTCACGGCACACCGTCGGTGCTGAAGGCAAAAAGCCGGTTGTCATCGTTGGTGCGATCCGCAACCGCAGCACAGAACATATCGCAATTCCCACATTTGTCAGCGATATTGAGCGGGCATTCATCAACTCCGGTTTGGTGTCTGTCGTTGCCAGTGCCATCGAGCGTGGCGAACTGCGCGATGAAAAGGGAGATCAGAGCAAGTTCGCCAGCCTTGAAACCGTCAAGGCGATGGGGCAAGAGTTGGGTGCGGACTACATGATGACCGGACAGATCAACACGATCGAAGACCGTGAAGGCGGGAAACAGGTCACATTTTACCAAACCGACCTGACCTTGACCAACATCGAAACCAATGAAAAAATATGGCTTGGTCAAAAGAAAATTAAGAAATTCATCGAACGAAAACGCGCAGCTTTTTAG